A window of the Bacteriovorax sp. PP10 genome harbors these coding sequences:
- a CDS encoding DsbA family protein: protein MKFSKLLVLFLSTVLLASCTSDEKMKQQMSKILKEDPKILTDAIEKHPAEFITALQNAAKNAQDAMGKQREEDEKKKLEESFDKPLVAVIRSDESIRGPKDAPLTLVEYSDFECPFCSRGYQTVMDLMKKYPGKIRFVYKHLPLSFHEQAMISAQYYEAIRLQDEKKAFAFHDEIFQNQAKLKNGVAFLDASAKKVGADLAKVKKDLNSDAVKGRIAADMKEAGEFGMQGTPGFLLNGVPVRGAYPADYFVSLVDELTKRGKVKL, encoded by the coding sequence ATGAAATTTTCAAAATTGCTCGTGCTATTTCTAAGTACAGTGCTTCTAGCAAGCTGTACGTCAGATGAAAAAATGAAACAACAAATGTCAAAAATCTTAAAAGAAGATCCAAAAATTTTGACTGACGCAATTGAAAAACATCCTGCTGAATTCATTACTGCTCTTCAAAACGCTGCTAAAAATGCTCAAGATGCAATGGGGAAGCAACGTGAAGAAGACGAAAAGAAAAAACTTGAAGAGTCATTTGATAAGCCACTTGTAGCTGTTATCAGATCTGACGAATCAATTCGTGGACCAAAAGACGCTCCACTTACACTTGTTGAATACTCTGACTTTGAATGCCCATTCTGTTCTCGTGGTTACCAGACAGTTATGGACCTTATGAAGAAATACCCAGGGAAAATTCGTTTCGTGTATAAGCACCTTCCATTAAGCTTCCACGAGCAAGCTATGATTTCTGCTCAGTACTACGAAGCAATCCGTCTTCAAGACGAAAAGAAAGCTTTCGCTTTCCACGATGAAATTTTCCAAAACCAAGCGAAACTTAAAAATGGAGTAGCATTCTTAGATGCATCTGCAAAAAAAGTTGGTGCTGATCTTGCGAAAGTGAAAAAAGATCTTAACTCTGATGCAGTTAAAGGAAGAATCGCAGCTGATATGAAAGAAGCTGGTGAATTCGGAATGCAAGGAACTCCAGGGTTCCTACTTAACGGTGTTCCAGTTCGTGGTGCTTACCCAGCTGATTACTTCGTTAGTTTAGTAGATGAATTAACAAAACGTGGAAAAGTTAAACTTTAG
- a CDS encoding HU family DNA-binding protein, whose product MNRKELIEVLLKDRDLSTMTKKQANQFIDVMLDTIKRTVKKGEDVTLVGFGTFTKSRKASRLGVNPSTGERIRIRARVVPKFKPGKPWKDSL is encoded by the coding sequence GTGAATCGTAAGGAATTGATTGAAGTTCTTTTAAAAGACCGCGATTTATCGACGATGACAAAAAAACAAGCTAATCAATTTATTGATGTCATGTTGGATACTATAAAGAGAACTGTGAAAAAAGGTGAAGACGTAACTCTTGTGGGTTTCGGGACTTTTACTAAATCAAGAAAAGCTTCTCGTCTTGGAGTGAATCCATCGACGGGTGAGAGAATCAGAATCAGAGCGCGTGTTGTTCCTAAGTTCAAACCAGGAAAGCCTTGGAAAGACTCGCTATAA
- a CDS encoding flagellar basal body-associated FliL family protein: protein MSEEKKTDDHEGSAATSGKNPLLVVLVLVNTLAVCAIGFFQFQNHKKLNSVTTAADVMQQELAGGEHGGGEPAAAGGEHGAPAAGGEHGGAAGAAPAVKTDGLMYPIDPFTANLAQGEGPKRYIRISLVLKFTKDTKKEEVDSRKPQISDAIISMLNAKKPEELLKREGKDYLKEEIKTAINNFMIDGHLEDIYYVGFQIN from the coding sequence TTGTCCGAAGAAAAGAAGACTGATGATCATGAAGGATCAGCTGCAACGTCTGGAAAAAATCCTCTATTAGTAGTTCTTGTATTGGTAAATACTCTTGCTGTATGTGCAATTGGCTTTTTTCAATTTCAAAATCACAAAAAATTAAACTCAGTTACGACTGCTGCAGATGTAATGCAACAGGAACTTGCTGGCGGTGAACACGGTGGCGGTGAACCTGCTGCTGCTGGTGGTGAGCACGGAGCTCCTGCGGCCGGTGGTGAACATGGTGGTGCTGCTGGTGCAGCTCCAGCTGTGAAAACAGATGGTCTAATGTATCCAATCGATCCATTTACGGCCAACCTTGCTCAAGGCGAAGGACCTAAGAGATACATTCGTATTTCATTGGTTCTAAAATTTACAAAAGATACAAAAAAAGAAGAAGTTGATTCACGTAAACCTCAGATTAGTGATGCAATCATCAGTATGTTGAATGCAAAAAAGCCGGAAGAGTTATTAAAACGTGAAGGGAAAGATTACCTAAAAGAAGAAATCAAGACAGCAATCAATAATTTTATGATTGATGGCCATCTTGAAGATATCTATTATGTAGGATTTCAAATTAACTAG
- the fliM gene encoding flagellar motor switch protein FliM encodes MAQVLSQDEVDALLNAVNDGGTDSFAGGGDSSSGGGAEDSDENIQTYDLTNQDRVIRGRMPILEIIYERFIRSFRVSLSNSLRKISTISIISTDLLKFGEFVNTLPIPSCMCIMRYNELRGPALLVFESKLAYAIIDSYFGGTDRPFTKIEGKEFTMIELSFMRKIMDMAINDLEEAWAPVHRIDAQYLRTEINPQFVGVVPPSDVIIATTLEVEFESASGTIMIVVPYSTIEPIKQKLSSSFQTDNEMADSIWTQAMNEHIKNTKATVVVRLGETEMTLGDLLTLEPGDVIPLNQDASGEVTVAIEGVDKMKCLMGTYKGSRAVQITHVDAPVAYEGSEED; translated from the coding sequence ATGGCACAAGTTTTAAGTCAAGATGAAGTAGATGCACTATTAAACGCAGTTAACGACGGTGGAACTGATTCGTTTGCAGGCGGTGGTGATAGTAGTAGTGGCGGTGGTGCAGAAGACTCTGATGAAAATATTCAGACTTATGACCTTACTAACCAAGATAGAGTAATCCGTGGAAGAATGCCAATCCTGGAAATCATCTATGAAAGATTCATCAGAAGCTTTCGTGTTTCTCTTTCTAACTCCCTTAGAAAAATTTCGACTATTTCGATTATTTCTACCGATCTTTTAAAGTTCGGTGAATTCGTAAACACACTTCCGATCCCATCGTGTATGTGCATTATGAGATATAACGAACTAAGAGGGCCTGCTCTTTTAGTTTTCGAATCAAAACTTGCTTACGCTATTATCGATTCTTACTTCGGTGGAACTGATAGACCATTCACAAAGATTGAAGGAAAAGAATTTACGATGATCGAATTATCATTCATGAGAAAGATCATGGATATGGCGATCAACGATCTTGAGGAAGCATGGGCACCAGTTCATAGAATCGACGCTCAATATCTACGTACAGAAATTAACCCTCAGTTCGTAGGGGTTGTTCCTCCTTCTGACGTAATTATCGCAACAACTCTTGAAGTAGAATTTGAATCGGCTTCAGGAACAATCATGATCGTAGTTCCTTACTCTACGATTGAACCAATTAAACAAAAACTTTCTTCTAGCTTCCAGACAGATAACGAGATGGCAGACTCGATCTGGACTCAGGCAATGAACGAACACATCAAGAATACAAAAGCGACTGTGGTTGTTCGTCTGGGCGAAACTGAGATGACTCTTGGTGATCTACTTACACTGGAGCCGGGAGACGTAATCCCACTTAACCAGGACGCATCTGGTGAAGTGACTGTGGCAATTGAAGGCGTGGATAAAATGAAATGCTTAATGGGTACTTACAAGGGAAGTCGTGCTGTGCAGATTACCCACGTAGATGCTCCGGTTGCTTACGAAGGTTCAGAAGAAGATTAG
- the fliN gene encoding flagellar motor switch protein FliN: protein MADSVKAGDDSLNKLKVQNLDFILDIPLKVSVELGRTQIIVKDLLQLGQGSVLELDKLAGEPLEILVNGKLVAKGEVVVVNEKFGIRLTDIISPIERIETLK from the coding sequence ATGGCAGATTCAGTAAAGGCGGGGGATGATTCTCTCAACAAACTTAAAGTCCAGAACCTGGATTTTATTTTAGATATCCCGCTTAAAGTTTCAGTTGAATTGGGTAGAACTCAGATCATCGTGAAAGATTTACTACAGTTGGGTCAAGGTTCGGTTTTAGAACTTGATAAACTGGCCGGTGAGCCACTTGAGATCCTGGTAAACGGCAAGCTAGTTGCAAAAGGTGAGGTAGTGGTTGTTAACGAAAAATTTGGTATTCGTTTAACAGACATCATTAGCCCGATCGAACGTATTGAAACTTTAAAATAA
- the fliP gene encoding flagellar type III secretion system pore protein FliP (The bacterial flagellar biogenesis protein FliP forms a type III secretion system (T3SS)-type pore required for flagellar assembly.) → MDARFKKLLKLLALVLVPLVLPALALAQQAAPGANNLALPGMSINFGQGVNLVDSIEVLLLFTVITLAPSILILCTSFTRILIVLSFMRQAIGTQNMPPNQLLVGFSLFLSLFVMQPTGERIYNKAIQPYMAKQITTTVAIDEIVLGLRSFMQKQVRKADIGLFYDVTGKAAPATIDDVPIHYLIPAFIISELKTSFMIGFLLYIPFLILDMVVASVLMAMGMMMLPPVVVSLPFKLLLFVLVDGWQLVTGAILRSFNQ, encoded by the coding sequence ATGGATGCTCGATTTAAAAAATTATTAAAATTATTGGCACTAGTACTAGTGCCTTTAGTGCTTCCGGCCCTGGCACTTGCCCAGCAGGCAGCTCCGGGAGCAAATAACCTGGCACTTCCAGGTATGTCGATCAACTTCGGTCAAGGTGTAAACTTAGTAGACTCAATTGAAGTTCTACTTTTATTTACTGTTATTACTCTTGCTCCATCGATTCTGATTCTTTGTACAAGTTTTACAAGAATTCTGATTGTTCTATCATTCATGAGACAAGCAATCGGTACTCAGAACATGCCACCTAACCAGTTACTAGTTGGGTTTTCACTTTTCTTATCTCTGTTTGTTATGCAACCAACAGGGGAGAGAATTTACAACAAAGCAATTCAGCCATATATGGCAAAACAAATTACAACGACAGTTGCAATTGATGAAATCGTTTTAGGTCTAAGATCTTTCATGCAGAAGCAAGTTAGAAAAGCGGACATTGGATTATTCTACGACGTAACAGGAAAAGCTGCTCCAGCGACAATTGATGATGTGCCTATTCATTACTTGATTCCTGCTTTCATTATTTCTGAACTAAAGACTTCTTTCATGATTGGGTTCCTGCTCTACATCCCATTTCTAATTCTAGATATGGTTGTAGCTTCTGTGCTTATGGCGATGGGGATGATGATGCTACCTCCGGTAGTTGTATCACTTCCATTTAAACTTTTACTTTTTGTTTTAGTAGACGGATGGCAGCTTGTAACAGGAGCGATCTTAAGATCGTTCAACCAATAA
- the fliQ gene encoding flagellar biosynthesis protein FliQ, with amino-acid sequence MQFDSFTDISHQAIKVALMVSAPMLIGALVVGILVSLFQAVTQINEQTLSFIPKIIVIVAALIFFGPWMSDSLTTFTKDLILQIPNIVAEK; translated from the coding sequence ATGCAATTTGATTCATTTACAGATATTTCTCACCAAGCGATTAAAGTCGCCCTGATGGTTTCAGCTCCGATGTTAATCGGTGCTCTAGTTGTGGGTATTTTAGTTTCTCTTTTTCAAGCAGTCACTCAGATCAACGAGCAGACGTTATCTTTTATTCCAAAGATTATCGTTATCGTTGCTGCTTTAATTTTCTTTGGCCCATGGATGTCGGATTCACTTACGACGTTCACAAAAGATTTGATTTTACAGATACCAAATATTGTAGCTGAAAAATAA
- a CDS encoding flagellar biosynthetic protein FliR translates to MLTIQMTDMTMITAFWLAFSRWLAVIFQLPLFENVSIPVMLKVLTALMITFAFFPLVQDQLIMDIKYVGQDSFWYLTIFNTMVGLVIGYFVKCLMSIFLSTGALMTQQIGLNALSYFDPQAGGQVGPFEKLIEWTVLMMIITSGALLPMFKGVINSFSSIHVYNLGKMAHSIDFFMIMFKSIFISSIMLATPMIFVNLVINAVMGIVSRAVPQMNVISVSFAVNIGLGLLVFAVGSDEFFATCFRIYTEKLGDWFQFIS, encoded by the coding sequence ATGTTAACAATACAAATGACAGACATGACAATGATTACGGCCTTCTGGCTGGCGTTTAGTCGTTGGTTAGCTGTTATTTTTCAACTTCCTTTATTTGAAAACGTATCGATCCCGGTGATGTTAAAAGTTTTAACAGCTCTTATGATCACTTTTGCTTTTTTCCCTTTAGTTCAAGATCAATTGATCATGGACATTAAGTATGTTGGACAGGATAGCTTCTGGTACTTAACAATCTTTAATACAATGGTTGGTCTGGTTATTGGATACTTTGTTAAATGTTTAATGAGCATCTTCCTTTCTACTGGAGCTTTAATGACTCAGCAGATTGGTTTGAACGCTTTAAGTTACTTCGATCCTCAGGCCGGTGGACAAGTTGGTCCCTTTGAAAAACTTATTGAGTGGACAGTGTTAATGATGATCATTACATCGGGAGCTCTACTTCCAATGTTTAAAGGTGTGATCAATTCATTTTCATCGATCCATGTTTACAACCTTGGGAAGATGGCACACTCGATTGATTTTTTCATGATTATGTTTAAATCAATTTTTATCTCATCAATCATGCTGGCGACGCCGATGATTTTCGTTAACTTAGTTATCAATGCAGTAATGGGAATCGTTTCCCGTGCTGTTCCTCAAATGAACGTTATCTCTGTGAGCTTCGCAGTTAACATTGGTTTGGGACTTCTCGTATTTGCAGTTGGATCTGATGAGTTTTTTGCAACTTGTTTCAGGATTTACACAGAAAAGTTAGGGGATTGGTTTCAGTTTATTTCATAA
- the flhB gene encoding flagellar biosynthesis protein FlhB produces MADEQEDGEKTEDPSQHRIDEFRKKGDVASSRELTSVLVLAACLLTLSLSIVFVFEQMTSYIEWLYTLDLQAAFEPKALHTITTRTFMVAAKCSAPVLFVAMCVGVLAQIAQVGIIYSPEILELKFDRVNPLNGIKKLFSKQALFEAIKGVFKFAVIIAVVYAYMKDDIAHYNGFMHLEISQAFLHAKDLLMKISFAILMAWGVIAVLDFGWQKYTYKQKLMQTKQQTKQESKEQDGNPEVKQRIRQIQREMSRKRMIQDVKSADVIITNPTHISIVLKYDSETMVSPLIIGKGQDHLAMRIREIAKEHNIPIVENVLLARTLYKTVKVGHPVPRNMYKAIAEVLAFVYKLKKKRKALA; encoded by the coding sequence ATGGCCGACGAACAAGAAGACGGGGAAAAGACCGAAGACCCCTCCCAGCATAGGATAGATGAATTCCGCAAGAAAGGGGATGTCGCCTCTTCTCGCGAATTAACATCAGTACTAGTGCTTGCTGCTTGTCTTTTGACATTGTCGCTTTCTATTGTTTTCGTTTTTGAACAAATGACTTCTTATATCGAATGGCTTTACACACTTGATCTTCAAGCGGCATTCGAACCTAAAGCACTTCATACAATTACAACCAGAACTTTTATGGTTGCAGCTAAATGCTCGGCGCCGGTTTTATTCGTCGCTATGTGTGTTGGTGTTCTTGCTCAGATCGCTCAGGTGGGAATTATTTATTCACCGGAAATTCTTGAATTAAAATTTGACCGCGTAAATCCATTAAACGGAATTAAAAAACTTTTCTCAAAACAAGCATTGTTTGAAGCAATTAAAGGTGTTTTTAAGTTCGCTGTCATTATCGCTGTTGTTTACGCTTACATGAAAGATGATATCGCTCACTACAACGGCTTCATGCATTTAGAAATTTCACAGGCCTTCCTTCATGCAAAAGATTTATTAATGAAAATCTCTTTTGCTATTTTAATGGCATGGGGAGTGATCGCGGTTCTAGATTTCGGTTGGCAAAAATATACTTATAAGCAAAAGCTTATGCAAACGAAGCAACAGACTAAGCAAGAAAGCAAAGAGCAAGATGGTAACCCTGAAGTTAAACAAAGAATTCGCCAAATTCAGCGTGAGATGTCTAGAAAGCGCATGATCCAGGATGTGAAGAGTGCAGACGTAATTATTACGAACCCAACTCATATCTCGATTGTTTTAAAATACGATTCTGAAACGATGGTGTCTCCGTTAATTATTGGTAAGGGACAAGATCACCTTGCAATGAGAATCAGAGAAATCGCGAAAGAACATAATATCCCGATCGTAGAAAACGTTCTGCTTGCGAGAACACTTTATAAAACAGTTAAAGTGGGGCACCCGGTTCCACGTAACATGTATAAAGCGATCGCAGAAGTACTGGCCTTTGTTTATAAATTGAAGAAAAAGCGCAAAGCGCTTGCTTAA
- the flhA gene encoding flagellar biosynthesis protein FlhA, whose product MNDFLKKMKIFTQGPDVLAAVGILMILVVMIVPVHPFILDLLLALSLATSIMIMLVALYSKKPLDFSTFPSVLLISTLFRLALNVASTRNILIHGSSDGTAAAGELIKSFGEFVVEGNFVVGIIVFIILVIINFMVVTKGAGRVAEVAARFTLDAMPGKQMAIDADLNAGLINDVEAKRRRKEVAEEADFYGSMDGASKFVRGDAVAGILITAVNIVGGIIIGVAQNGMDFSTAAQTFTLLTVGDGLITQIPALIISTAAGIIVTRSTNDENIGTQVSKQFKVHPKAIYIAAGVLVFFGLIPGLPKLPFFMMGSFLAFVAYKIDQSNANEVIAEKAKAVEVTKKANPQALEELLNMELVELEVGYGLVHLVDTEQNGDLLERITHMRKIFALDWGVIIPSVKIKDNLELKPGGYSVKIKGVQVAKGELMSDYFLAMDPGTVIEKMDGVETTEPVFGLRAVWISEDQKEDAQYNGYTVVDCSTIVATHLTEILKSNLHELFGRQELVRVLDNFKETNPKLVNDLIPEIVNLGIVLRVMKNLLREGVSVRDLRTILETLSEYGSTIKDTEALTEHSRQSLFRTITEKIKSDSGDIPLFTLDRNIEESIAQNIIQTDQGHQLSLDPKVTQIILASLNEKIEEATNMGEKMVVLCSPVIRSHFKRLTEKFIPNLVVVSHNELSPDANIRSLGTVRL is encoded by the coding sequence ATGAATGATTTTTTAAAGAAAATGAAAATCTTCACTCAAGGCCCGGACGTTTTAGCGGCCGTTGGTATCTTGATGATTCTTGTGGTGATGATCGTTCCGGTCCATCCATTTATCCTCGATTTACTTTTGGCATTATCATTAGCTACATCAATCATGATTATGCTAGTTGCTTTATACTCTAAGAAGCCTTTGGATTTTTCTACATTTCCATCTGTTCTTCTTATCTCAACACTATTTCGTCTGGCCTTGAACGTTGCTTCTACTCGAAATATTTTAATTCACGGATCAAGTGACGGAACCGCTGCTGCAGGGGAACTAATCAAGTCGTTCGGGGAATTCGTAGTCGAAGGGAATTTCGTTGTAGGTATTATTGTCTTTATCATTTTAGTAATCATCAACTTCATGGTTGTTACAAAGGGTGCTGGACGAGTAGCTGAAGTTGCAGCACGATTTACTTTAGATGCAATGCCAGGGAAGCAAATGGCAATCGATGCGGACTTAAACGCAGGATTGATTAATGATGTTGAAGCAAAAAGAAGACGTAAAGAAGTTGCTGAAGAAGCAGACTTTTACGGGTCTATGGACGGTGCTTCGAAGTTCGTTCGAGGAGATGCGGTCGCCGGTATTTTAATTACAGCGGTTAACATCGTCGGTGGTATTATCATCGGTGTTGCTCAAAACGGAATGGATTTTTCAACTGCAGCTCAGACATTTACTCTTCTTACTGTAGGGGATGGTCTAATCACTCAGATCCCTGCACTAATTATTTCTACTGCTGCCGGTATTATCGTTACTCGTTCAACGAACGATGAAAACATTGGTACTCAAGTTTCTAAACAATTTAAAGTTCACCCGAAGGCCATCTATATCGCTGCAGGTGTTTTAGTTTTCTTTGGATTAATTCCAGGTCTTCCAAAACTTCCGTTTTTTATGATGGGATCATTCTTAGCTTTCGTTGCTTACAAAATCGACCAATCAAATGCCAACGAAGTTATTGCTGAAAAAGCTAAAGCTGTTGAGGTTACTAAGAAAGCTAATCCTCAGGCCCTTGAAGAACTTCTTAATATGGAACTGGTTGAACTTGAAGTTGGATACGGCCTTGTTCACTTAGTTGATACTGAACAAAACGGTGATCTTCTTGAGCGTATCACTCACATGAGAAAAATCTTTGCGCTGGATTGGGGGGTTATTATTCCTTCAGTTAAAATCAAAGACAACCTGGAGTTAAAACCAGGTGGATACTCTGTAAAAATTAAAGGGGTTCAGGTTGCCAAAGGTGAACTGATGTCCGACTACTTCCTGGCGATGGATCCAGGGACAGTTATCGAGAAAATGGATGGGGTAGAAACGACAGAGCCAGTTTTTGGCCTTCGTGCTGTATGGATTTCTGAAGACCAAAAAGAAGATGCTCAGTATAACGGATACACTGTAGTGGATTGCTCAACTATTGTGGCAACTCACTTAACAGAAATCCTGAAATCAAACCTTCACGAGCTGTTTGGACGTCAGGAATTAGTACGCGTTTTAGACAATTTCAAAGAGACAAACCCAAAATTAGTCAACGATTTAATCCCGGAAATCGTGAACCTTGGAATCGTTTTAAGGGTCATGAAAAATTTACTGAGAGAGGGTGTTTCGGTACGTGATCTACGCACAATTTTAGAGACATTATCAGAGTATGGCTCTACAATTAAAGACACTGAAGCGCTTACGGAACATTCCCGTCAGTCGCTGTTTAGAACTATTACTGAGAAGATTAAAAGTGATTCGGGAGATATTCCATTGTTCACTCTAGATCGTAATATTGAAGAGTCTATCGCTCAAAATATTATTCAGACGGATCAAGGTCACCAGTTGTCTCTAGATCCTAAGGTTACTCAGATCATCCTGGCTTCACTCAATGAAAAAATTGAAGAAGCAACAAACATGGGTGAGAAGATGGTGGTTCTATGCTCTCCAGTTATTCGCTCACACTTCAAGCGCTTAACTGAGAAATTTATCCCTAACCTTGTGGTAGTAAGCCACAATGAATTAAGCCCAGATGCTAATATCAGATCACTAGGAACGGTGAGGTTATAA
- a CDS encoding AAA family ATPase: MLSLKRPSPSDWLVSQNKYSSKKTSQKAKTISVTAGKGGVGKTSVAVKMAKIMASQGYKVLLLDCDTNLSNTVVKLGLPITNYFYELISAQREFDDCLHKDGNLHLLAACNGSIDMFNRSLEIDRLIIDILVNHEKDYDYIILDCPAGITKETLTLNAYSDYRFVVVTPDKSSVTDSYSLIKILNKEFGVNDNHLLINKTSSEPQYQRMIKTLSETVETFLKCRLHILGGIKKEDVAEDRFDTVLLQQENNSLHKNFVNIINKFTDEIESANVQDMQFNPRLDQFASLTV, translated from the coding sequence ATGCTTAGTTTAAAAAGGCCCAGTCCAAGTGATTGGCTAGTTTCTCAGAACAAGTACTCGTCAAAAAAGACGTCGCAAAAAGCAAAAACCATTTCAGTCACTGCTGGAAAGGGTGGAGTAGGAAAAACATCTGTAGCCGTTAAAATGGCAAAGATTATGGCCTCTCAAGGATATAAAGTTTTACTTCTGGACTGTGACACTAACCTGTCAAACACAGTAGTTAAACTTGGTCTTCCTATCACAAACTATTTCTATGAATTAATTTCAGCTCAAAGAGAATTTGATGACTGCCTTCACAAAGACGGCAATCTTCATTTACTTGCTGCTTGTAACGGCAGCATTGATATGTTCAACAGAAGCCTGGAAATTGATCGTCTGATCATCGATATTCTCGTTAATCACGAAAAGGATTACGACTATATCATTCTTGATTGCCCAGCGGGAATCACAAAAGAAACACTGACATTGAATGCTTACAGCGATTACCGTTTTGTGGTGGTAACTCCTGATAAGTCATCTGTGACTGATTCATACTCACTGATTAAGATTTTGAATAAAGAGTTTGGTGTTAATGACAACCATCTTCTTATCAATAAAACTTCTTCAGAGCCTCAGTATCAAAGAATGATTAAAACACTAAGTGAAACAGTTGAGACATTCCTGAAATGTCGTCTACACATCCTTGGTGGAATCAAAAAAGAAGACGTTGCTGAAGATCGTTTTGATACAGTTCTACTGCAACAGGAAAATAATTCCCTACACAAGAATTTTGTGAACATTATTAACAAATTTACCGATGAGATAGAGAGCGCGAACGTGCAGGACATGCAGTTCAACCCACGCTTGGATCAATTTGCAAGTTTAACAGTATAA
- a CDS encoding FliA/WhiG family RNA polymerase sigma factor, with protein MSTLSKKLKNLKDYRSTVEPKVKDEIIVEYAPLVKYIAQKIASRLPSNIELDDLISCGVIGLMDAIEKFDPNRDNKFKTYAEFRIRGAILDELRAQDWVPRSIREKAKTVERAYSKLEANLGRPATDEEMCSELGMNQEEFHDLLNKAKSISLLNIDDSASFNKGDKKLISEVMEDHKALNPYTTVSQKDSREKIKEGIMTLPEKQRLVLSLYYYEDLNLKEIGQVLDVTESRVSQLHTQAILKLKAKLRTLFESSEDLAG; from the coding sequence ATGTCAACTCTATCGAAAAAATTAAAGAATCTTAAAGACTATCGCTCAACTGTTGAACCGAAAGTTAAAGATGAAATCATTGTTGAGTACGCACCGCTGGTGAAGTATATCGCACAAAAGATTGCATCAAGACTTCCGTCAAACATTGAGTTAGATGATCTTATTTCATGTGGTGTAATCGGGTTAATGGACGCTATCGAGAAGTTCGATCCAAACCGCGATAATAAATTTAAAACTTACGCTGAATTCAGAATCCGTGGAGCAATCCTGGATGAGCTTCGTGCTCAGGACTGGGTTCCTAGATCAATCCGTGAGAAAGCTAAGACTGTTGAGCGTGCTTACTCAAAACTAGAAGCGAACCTTGGTCGCCCGGCAACGGACGAAGAAATGTGTTCAGAGCTAGGGATGAATCAGGAAGAGTTCCATGACCTTCTTAATAAAGCGAAGTCAATTTCTCTTCTAAATATCGATGATTCAGCAAGCTTCAATAAAGGCGATAAAAAGCTTATTTCAGAAGTAATGGAAGACCATAAGGCCCTTAATCCGTACACGACAGTTTCTCAAAAAGACTCTCGCGAAAAGATTAAAGAGGGGATTATGACTTTACCAGAGAAACAAAGACTTGTTCTTTCTCTGTATTACTATGAAGACTTGAACCTTAAAGAAATCGGACAGGTTTTAGATGTTACTGAGTCTCGCGTTTCTCAACTTCACACGCAAGCGATCCTGAAGTTAAAAGCGAAACTACGTACATTATTTGAATCATCTGAGGATTTAGCTGGATAA
- the coaE gene encoding dephospho-CoA kinase (Dephospho-CoA kinase (CoaE) performs the final step in coenzyme A biosynthesis.), producing the protein MKKLASKWITKDPTTRLYNIPVPIVGLTGGIATGKTTIAQMFRDENIPVIDADRLVKSIYQKKESFDFVQKHFLEAIIDDTIHFKTLRELAFKTPQNQGKLETFIYAQMPDAFKAAYNEFGPHKYIVYDVPLLFEKGLHSKTDVSVCAYSPRSIQLERLVKRDNISLELAETILAKQMDIEEKKKKADLFIENIGTHTDLNHNFIKVLHELTN; encoded by the coding sequence ATGAAAAAGCTAGCAAGTAAGTGGATCACTAAAGATCCGACGACAAGACTCTATAACATTCCAGTGCCTATTGTAGGACTGACTGGTGGTATTGCCACTGGAAAGACGACGATTGCCCAGATGTTTAGAGATGAAAATATACCAGTGATTGATGCTGATCGATTGGTGAAGAGTATTTATCAGAAGAAAGAGTCGTTTGATTTTGTTCAGAAGCATTTTCTTGAAGCGATTATTGATGATACGATTCACTTTAAGACGCTTAGAGAGCTTGCATTTAAGACTCCTCAGAATCAAGGGAAGCTTGAAACGTTTATCTACGCTCAGATGCCAGATGCTTTTAAAGCGGCCTACAATGAGTTTGGTCCGCATAAGTATATCGTTTACGACGTTCCTCTTTTATTTGAAAAAGGTCTTCATTCTAAGACTGATGTTTCGGTTTGTGCTTACTCGCCTCGCTCAATTCAATTAGAGCGTTTAGTGAAAAGAGATAATATCAGCCTGGAATTAGCTGAGACGATTTTAGCTAAACAGATGGATATTGAAGAAAAGAAAAAGAAGGCCGATTTGTTTATTGAGAACATTGGGACACATACAGATCTTAATCACAACTTCATTAAGGTATTACACGAACTAACTAACTAA